Part of the Gadus chalcogrammus isolate NIFS_2021 chromosome 22, NIFS_Gcha_1.0, whole genome shotgun sequence genome is shown below.
CTCCGCATTCGGAAACATCCTCTCCTGCAAGGTAGGCGGCCAGGGCGAGgccccacaccccctccccgccccatTGGCCTACTATAGTAGTAGGCCAGGCGGGGGCTGGACGTATGCCctttgttggttttgttgttacGAGGttgcattttgaatgtcacgATATTCACAACGTAAAAAAACGAGGCACAGTGACATGAATGATGTAACCATGAACAAGTGTTATGAAAAGAGTGTTAACAGAAAACCTCTTGTAACcgaggtaatgtgtgtgtgtgtgtgtgtgtgtgtgtccttggttTGTACTTATACAGGCTGATGCCTTGTTCTGTGAAGTGTTAAGACTCAATTGTACCTCTGTATGGACTAGCAACCAGAGGTACATGTTGGGTCTCTAttacacgtgtgtgcgtgtgtcccacAGAGGCTGCAGTAGCTTGTTTTCACCTCAAAATGAACACTACGTGTCAGAGCTGTGATTGGCCAACATCGTAGTCTCTTTGGGGTTATATAAAGGTGAAAACAACGCACCATATTTTTGATCACCTCCTACTCAAAGCGAAGGAGGCCTCCAAGATGTTGATAATTTGAGGATGACTCGGCATTCAGTTGCGAGACGCATCTTCACATTATAAACAAAGATGCCAGCAGATTTGGGGCCAATTCGTTTTGTCGGTCTACGCGCAAAGCCTCCGACACTGAACTGTAAACGAAGGCATCGGCATAGACGCCCACACAGCACTGTAATTCACCCTTTGGGAGTAACGCCATCTCAAAGCGGTTCACAATGTCTGCAAGTTTCAATTGCATTTGGTTGTGCATGAGCGTGCGGCTTATGTCTTGCATGGGTCTCTTCTCTTCAAGGTGGTTTGTGACGAGAATGGCTCAAAGGGCTACGGGTTTGTGCACTTTGAGACTCAGGAGGCGGCCGAACGAGCCATTGAGAAAATGAATGGCATGTTGCTCAATGACCGCAAAGTGTAAGTGTTTAACTGCTAGTGTGTGAACTCATTTTAATCGTTGCCATCTAGTCTAAAATGAACATTGAACGATTCAGATACCAGTGAGCCAACATAATATGCCCTTGGTTCTTATCAACCTCTTTCACCTTGAAAGGATGTAATGACACATAAATGAGTGCATTTAAACCTAGGTTATGCTGATTCCAACCTACAGACGTATAATTTTTGGTTCTGTATTATATATGGATTTATGGAAGACCTTGAGGTTTCTAAAGTCTTCTAATTTACGAACTGCATTCAAATCCCTTCATTGAATACTTTAAAATGCTTCCAACAATTATGGGCTGAAGTCCTGTTTTCTCATTGCAGGTTTGTCGGCCGCTTCAAATCGCGCAAAGAGCGCGAGCAGGAGCTGGGCGCGCGGGCCAGGGAGTTCACCAACGTCTATATCAAGAACTTTGGCGAAGACATGGACGATGAGAAGCTCCGGGAGTTCTTCGGCAGATACGGTCAGTTTGCTGCAACAGAAGCACACTGTTGGGGCCCCCGACAATGGGGTCTTTCACGACCGGGCTGCCTGAGAATGTTTACGGGTAAACACGGCCTATATAGAGGCTCCCGGATGAAGTGGACACGGACACGCCTCTAAATGAGCTGGGTAGAAAATTGgatcgttaaaaaaaaacaaaaaaaactccTCCCAAACGTGCCGGGCTGCGTTTGACATTTCTTATACCCTTCTCAGGTGTTGTGACCAAAACAAAGTGCTTCAAAATGTTTTCCCTGTTGTCTAGGCACTGCTATGAGCATCCGTGTCATGACGGACAACAGCGGAAAGTCGCGGGGCTTCGGTTTTGTCAGCTTTGAGCACCATGAGGACGCCCAGAAGGTGAGCGCAATGAGTCTGGGATTGAGCCTGTCAGGAACCCTCCCCCAGGGGCACAAAGGCCCCATAAGGCCCATCACAACCCCCATCTAATGGGTGTGGCTGGGATAGCCAGCTATACCGCCTCTGTGTATGATTGCCTCTTAGTCCTGACTATCCATGGCGGTTCACAAGAGGGCTAAACATGGTTCCCAGTTTGTActttttttcttgttgtttAGAAATGTAATCACATAGGCTTTAGGACATTGGTTTCAATGTAGTTAACAGAATGTTGATCCCTCCCGGTTTAATTATTCAAAGTCTGCAGCTTTGTCAAATTCGGTGCCACTTTCTCTGTGGGTCGCACCGGCCCAAACGGCTGCAACAGTGACTGTAGTTCATGGGCCCCAGAGTCCCCCACTGTGGGCACTGGGGACAAAATTGTACTACATACAATTCAGTGAATAGCTGATGGCTTTGGCCGTTTGGCTTGTAATGTATCCCACCTTTTTTCATGTCTTGAATATATCTTTTAATCAGTTAATTTACTCTCCACCATTGTTTGATTTGTGGACATTTTTGGAGAAAGAATCTCCAAGTTGTGACTCGGCACTAAACAATTTGGTTGTTTTGATCCCTGGTTAGGCAGTGGATGAGATGAATGGAAAGGAGCTGAACGGCAAGCTGATCTACGTTGGCCGCGCTCAGAAGAAGGTGGAGAGGCAGACGGAACTCAAACGCAAATTTGAGCAAATGAAACAGGACCGCATGACTCGCTACCAGGTGGGTTTTATGATTGTTGGCAGGTTAAAGATACAAATAACAACAATATAACCAAGTGTTTGTATTTATATGAAAGTCCTTGTTTTGTGTGAGTGGATCCTTGATGCCAACCCCATCAATAATTGTCCCATCACTTTTTACCTTATTGGAAACTTGTATTTATCAATATGTGCCTAAATATAATTCTACCAATTTTTAAGAATTGGATAGGATCGATTTTTAAGTTATAAGTGCTGCATTCCTCAAAACTGGTTTTGCAACAAGCAGGTTTGGTTTTCCTGTTACTAGGAAAAGAAACTGAAACTAAAGGATATCTAATTGTTGAACGTGTAGTATCGTTCTAGTATGTATTAACACTGAAGATGACCTGGAGTACAGTATTGTCAAATGAAGTTGAGGTCTGTTTTACCTTTTTATTTCTTGGctatatttctatatttctgATGTAGACTATCAAGAGTCATGTGTAGGAATCATTTAAGTGGTTGTTTGACAGATTTTCATGTGTCGAACCTTCTGTTCATATACAAGCTAGAGGACCAGTTCACTAGGCCGGTTATCCCAAAACTTCAGTTATTTAAAACTCAAAGCAGTTAAAACATTGAGGTGACTGGGGCATTTGAGGGCGGTTTAAATACTTGACTGTTTAACGATATCTTGATCCTTGATCAGTCGTTTATGATTGTGTATGTAGTCATCAGTTTATGATCCTCTTGGCTGAAAAAAAACTGGTATAATTGCGTAAAGCCGCAGCTTTGTCAAATTCGGTGCCACTCTCTGTGGGTCGCACCGGCCAAAAAGGCTGCAACAGTGACTGTAGTTCATGGGCCCCAGGCTCCCTCATTGTGGGCACTGGGGACAAAATGTACTACATACAATAAAGTGAACCGACTTGGTTAAGGCTTGCTGACACTAAAATGTGTAACGGCCTGCCGAGAGTAGTGATGTTGATCGGGTTCCAAATAAAACAGGTAATTGACAAGAGGTGAAACATAGTGCGGCAAGTGCCCTATATATTTCATATCCTCTAGGATCAGATTagggcaaggcaactttatttatttagcacttATACGTGAGGCGGACTCAaggtgcttcacatagaaacgtTGTCATTATGTTGTGCGTAAGAGTCTGAATTTTAATTATTTCACTGCAGAATCGACCATTACTGGTCGAGTGCTTCTAACGTACGCAAGAGATTTGCCTTTGACATTTGCATAGTGTCACATTCACGGCGCCGTTCCCAGTACTCGTCTTTAGTCTCAccgcgtctcccccccccccccccccccccacagggcgTCAACCTGTACGTGAAGAACCTGGATGACGGGCTGGACGACGAGCGCCTCCGCAAGGAGTTCTCCCCGTTCGGCACCATCACCAGCGCCAAGGTGATGACAGAGGGCGGCCGCAGCAAGGGCTTCGGCTTCGTGTGCTTCTCCTCGCCGGAGGAGGCCACCAAGGCGGTGACGGAGATGAACGGCCGCATCGTGGCCACCAAGCCCCTCTACGTGGCGCTGGCCCAGCGCAAGGAGGAGCGGCAGGCGCACCTCACCAACCAGTACATGCAGCGCATGGCCAGCGTGCGCGCCGTGCCCAACCCCGTCATCAACCCCTACCAGGCCGCGCCGCCCTCGGGCTACTTCATGGCCACCATCCCGCAGGCGCCCAACCGCCCCGCCTACTACCCCGCCGCCGGGCAGATGGCACAGATCCGGCCCAGCCCCCGGTGGGCCACCCAGGGGGTGCGACCGCAGCGTGAGTAGCCCCCCCGCCCGCGGACGCCGGCGTTCCTCGGCCTGGAACGCCGGCCCCTCTCCTGATGCGATGTTGGTTGATGGTTTTAAGGGATGGCTCTATTGTTTGAGATGGGTGTTCctcattgctgtgtgtgtctgtgcagacTTCCAGAACATACCAGGCGTCATGCGTCCGtcggccccccggccccaggGCTTCAGCACCATGCGGCCCACCTCCCAGATGCCCCGCATGATGTCCACCCAGCGTGTCGGTCAGTGGTCCTCTTCTGTTACCTTGATGGCCCGTGATGCTAGGGATTCAGGAGGAATGTGTTCTATCAAGAATGGATCCTGATTAGAGAATagtgcttaaaaaaaaataaaaaatcttctGATATATTCTGTCTAGGTCGTGTCTGTAACCTTGGGTTCACAAGAAGGCTTAATAGGGTTCCAAGTTTTGTAAAATTTTTGTACAGGTTGATCTTGTCGTTAAGAAATGTAATCACACAAGCTTCAGGACATTGGTTTCAATGTAGTTAACAGAATGTTGATCCCTCCCGGTTTAATTATTCAAAGTCTGCAGCTTTGTCAAATTCGGTGCCACTTTCTCCGTGGGTCGCACCGGCCCAAACGGCTGCAACAGTGACTGTAGTTCATGGGCCCCAGAGTCCCCCACTGTGGGCACTGGGGACAAAATTGTACTACTTACAACCAATTACAGCAGATTGCTTTCTTGTTTTGGTGAGCCCTTGCTTATTATCTAAAGGCGACAATGTTTGTACTACAAGGAATGAAGTTGTAGGTCAATGCTAATTCACTATCGCCTTCGTCCAAAGGATGCGTTTTCTTATTTCTGCTGCTGTAGTAGAAAAGGGagtctccttttttttttctttttttctttttcttaactCCTAAACCGTCTGTCCCCTGCAGCTCAGACCATGGGACCCCGGCCGAccaacgccgccgccgtcgctgCCTCCCAGCTGCGCGGAGTCCCCCAGTACAAGTACACCCCAGGGGTCCGCAACTCCCATCAGCACATGCCCCAGCAGACCCAGGCCCCCATGCAGCAGGTACCCCAGCCCCCTGCATCGCCCGGGCCTAAAGCGTAGGCCATGAGGCCCTGGCTTTAAGGATGTTTAGTGGTATGGTAGTTCTGACTGCCAGGcgagaggttctgggttccaaACCCTCTGTCCATAGTCTACGTGTAGGCATTGCTGAGCAACGTGCCTTAACCCCTACTGGCTTATTAATGAATCTTAAAGAATTCACCAAGTCGCTAtgggtgtgtaagtgtatgCTAATGGTTGAATAGTATGCAACCATTAGCATGACTGTTATAATCAAGTTTTCCTAATTGGGGGATAATAAATGCTCAAGTGACCATGGGTTGGATGTTGAGTTGTATAGGCTTTAGTAATGTCTTCCAACAATtcataaaatgcattttttgtTACTCGGTTGTTTTTTAAAGTATTTGAGGGACAGTATCCCCTCATGTGGGTTTGAGTTTGTTGTCTAGTTTTGTACATTTTTTTGTACATGTTGTTCGTCGTTAAGAAATGTAATAACACAAGCTTTAGGACATTGGTTTCAATGTAGTTAACAGAATGTTGATCCCTCCCGGTTGAATTATTCAGAGTCTGCAGCTTTGTCAAATTCGGTGCCACTTTCTCCGTGGGTCGCACCGGCCCAAACGGCTGCAACAGTGAATGTAGTTCATGGGCCCCAGAGTCCCCCACTGTGGGCACTGGGGACAAAATTGTACTACATACAACTAATTATAGCAGATTGCTTTCTTGTTTTGGTGAGCCCTTGCTTATTATCTAAAGGCGACAACGTTTGTActacaaaagaaaacaaaagttgTGGGATCAATGCTAATTCAATGTCTAACTGGTTGTTTGGTGCGTCTCGCTGGGCAGTCTGCTGTTCACGTGCAGGGCCAGGAGCCATTGACGTCCTCCATGTTGGCTGCGGCCCCTCCCCAGGAACAGAAGCAGATGCTGGGTAAGTACCACCTGAATGCTGCTGTACAGTTGGGTACCCCGCCCCCCCTTTAAAATACAATGGCAACCTCAGTCCCTCACCAATACttaatctctcgctctctctctttttctctgcccATCTCTGCACCAGGTGAGCGTCTCTTCCCCCTCATCCAGACGATGCACCCCAGCCTGGCGGGGAAGATCACCGGCATGCTGCTGGAGATCGACAACTCGGAGCTGCTCCACATGCTGGAGTCGCCCGAATCCCTCCGCTCAAAGGTGGGTCCCTCATCCGTTAGAGCACCTCGCTCTCCATGGCCAAACCCTAGCATCCATTGTAGACTAGGCAACTCCATATCAACTACACACCTCCCATTTCAACCACTCGCCTCCATTTTAGAACAGGCAACTCCATCTCGATGACTTTGCTGACTATTTGAGACCATGGACCTCCATGGCAACCACACTCACTTCCATGGAAACCACTTACCGCCGTAATTTTGACCCAGGCACCCCCATTTCAATTCAACTCGGGTCTCCATTTCAAATCCACTCGGGTCGCCATTTCAACCCCTACCCATTTTCTCCGTTTCCAACCAGTCGGCTACAACCAGAGCCGACGGTTCTGTATCTAGGGATGAGTGGGGTTGAAATTGTCTGGAGGAAACGAAGGTGAAAAGTACATTGTATTAATGGTGAAGTGATGTCAAGCCGtgctatttccccccccccaggtggatGAGGCGGTGGCTGTGCTGCAGGCCCACCAGGCCAAGGAGGCTGCCCAGAAGCCCGTGTCCAACACTGCTGTCCCAGCCGTCTGAAATACCATCCCACCACCGAAGTACTTGGTACGACCCATACCCTCTAAAGCCCTCCCTGGAAGAACGGTCAAAAGTGCAGCTGTGTCAAATTCGGTGCTACTTTCTCTGTGGGAAGCACCGGCCAAAATGGCTGCCACAGTGACTGTAGTTCATGGGCCCCAGAGTCCCCCACTGTGGACACTGGGGACAAAATTGTACTACACACAATACTTAGTTTTGGTTTAGAATGCAAATTGTAATCGTCTCTAgccaaagcttttttttttctgttgctgCAGTAGACCAGGGCGGCCACACCCTCAAATGTTAGCTACTATAAGTCACCATTGCAAGAGGACGCAATCTATTTGCATAGACTGCCCCTGTCTTTGATGCCGAGCCCAATTCCCTTAGGCCAGTTTCATATGCAGGAATTGAGAGTTCTCTGTGATGTAATTGCCTTTGAATCGCAACAGCTGTAAAGAACTGTATTTGAGCAGCAATGTGGATCTGCCCCCGGCCTTTTGGCAAAAGGAATCGGATAAATTGCTTCCTTCCTAGTTCAACAGCCATGTGTTGAAATGTTAGTATCCTCACTAACGACATGGATGTCATTGTGCTTTGTGTCTTCAGGATCAGGGGAGCCCTGCGATGTACAGCTtcaccgaggaggaggagaaaataaacattgaaaaAGCGAAAAtgcagaaaacaaaacaaagcaaaagaAGCTAAATGacaaaaaagagaaggaaagaaaggaacTGTCCGGCCGGGCCTAGTGAAGTTACCACTAGTTCCTGTTCGCTTATttgaacaaaaatacaaaaaaagagaaaatttAGAAAATTTAAAAATGATAAGAGTTTTGGGGGTTTTAAGAGGAGATTCCACCGGGAATAGAGAGTTGATGAAAGCATTCCTATATTGTTCTGACGTTTTATCCCTTTTATTGTTTTCGACTGACAGAATTGCAGGGACAACCTTGCATTGCGACTTTACCCTTGACATTTGCTTGCTTGAATTAAAGTtataaatgaaaataatcaacCTCCTTATTGTCTCTAAATGGATTGATTGAGCTACAAATATTGGTCAGTTTTGCTGCAGTTTAGTTTCTAGTTCTTCTTTCAGTTTTGGGTTTTAATGTTCTTGAATCAAAGATGTCGGTAAATTTAGTAATTGTGTTCAAGTCGGCCGTTTTCTTAAAAACCAGCTGTTTAACCCAATTCAACACTTTTTTCAAGATTAAAGTTACGTTTCACAAGTCAATCATTCAGATTGGATGTATATGCTCTAGGGGTGTTTCTAGGATTTGAGTACATTTGGATATAGTTTGGACTTATGTCCAGTGATCCTCCTTTTTATTGTCTTTAAGCTCTCTTGATGACATTTTAGGAACTCTAGAACCATATTTACATTCAGAGTCATCTCTTGATAATATAAAAATTTAAATGTGTACCTCAAACGTATTTACTTAATTCTTATGTTGAAAATATTGGCAAGTAATTAGTTTTAATATTGAGTGGAAGAATACTTCACAACTGCATTGCAATATGCACGTGACGTGTCCCGTAATGATTTGGGGCTGACGGCTCGGACGCAGATCAGTCTGAAAACGATAGCTAAAGCTACAGCCACTAGAGGCCGCTGATGAGCAAACCTGCATAGTGCATGTTTATCCAGCACTGGTTAGTTCTTCAATCCAATTCTCAGGCAGCCAACGGTACTTCCAATTAAtaagtatatatttttgtgtacCATATAACTACAGTGTCAACCTTAAGTCCACAGAAACTCCGCTCTGGCTCAAACTCGATTAGTCCCATTTTAATTAATCAAAGTTTCTAAAAAAGACCCAGTAAGCGACTCATGAATAGAAACAATGAATCC
Proteins encoded:
- the LOC130375302 gene encoding polyadenylate-binding protein 1A-like — encoded protein: MNPSAPSYPMASLYVGDLHQDVTEAMLYEKFSPAGAILSIRVCRDMITRRSLGYAYVNFQQPADAERALDTMNFDVIKGRPVRIMWSQRDPSLRKSGVGNIFIKNLDKSIDNKALYDTFSAFGNILSCKVVCDENGSKGYGFVHFETQEAAERAIEKMNGMLLNDRKVFVGRFKSRKEREQELGARAREFTNVYIKNFGEDMDDEKLREFFGRYGTAMSIRVMTDNSGKSRGFGFVSFEHHEDAQKAVDEMNGKELNGKLIYVGRAQKKVERQTELKRKFEQMKQDRMTRYQGVNLYVKNLDDGLDDERLRKEFSPFGTITSAKVMTEGGRSKGFGFVCFSSPEEATKAVTEMNGRIVATKPLYVALAQRKEERQAHLTNQYMQRMASVRAVPNPVINPYQAAPPSGYFMATIPQAPNRPAYYPAAGQMAQIRPSPRWATQGVRPQHFQNIPGVMRPSAPRPQGFSTMRPTSQMPRMMSTQRVAQTMGPRPTNAAAVAASQLRGVPQYKYTPGVRNSHQHMPQQTQAPMQQSAVHVQGQEPLTSSMLAAAPPQEQKQMLGERLFPLIQTMHPSLAGKITGMLLEIDNSELLHMLESPESLRSKVDEAVAVLQAHQAKEAAQKPVSNTAVPAV